A genome region from Trichoderma asperellum chromosome 7, complete sequence includes the following:
- a CDS encoding uncharacterized protein (EggNog:ENOG41~SECRETED:SignalP(1-19)), which yields MLLKRVLVSALLSLSSVKAFPNPNHANDLEAREAEDNLVARGGNTDCGSYASWNYGKNCCVCKDNGKNYDSKSKTCNCPPGLTWNGHQCVHDCGSQATWQYGKCSCNNQGQIYNPKTKTCSCPSGQVWNGKQCVVDCGKQAHYDQWQKKCVCNNNGQVYNSDTKTCSCPSGQVWNGYGCVVDCGKQAHYDKWQKKCVCNNNGEIYNSNSKTCSCPGGQYWNGKKCACPYGQIWNGKQCVPNCGKQAHYDQWQKKCVCNNNGEVYNSKTQTCSCPGGQYWNGKKCACPYGQVWNGKQCVPNCGKEAHYDQWQKKCVCNNNGEVYNSKTQTCSCPGGQYWNGKKCACPYGQVWNGKQCVPNCGKEAHFDWNQKKCVCNNKGEVYNSKTQTCSCPGGQYWNGKQCVCPYGQVWNGKQCVPNCGKEAHFDWNQKKCVCNNKGEVYNSKTQTCSCPGGQYWNGKQCACPYGQIWNGKQCVPNCGKEAHFDWNQKKCVCNNNGEVYDSKTQTCSCPGGQYWNGKQCACPYGQIWNGKQCVPNCGKEAHFDWNQKKCVCNNNGEIYDSKTQTCSCPDGQYWNGKQCACPYGQIWNGKQCVPNCGKDATYDGQKKKCVCNKQGQVFDSKSLTCSCPPGTVWNSYACVQDCGKDAHYDSNQKCCVCNNKGQIFNSGSKTCSCPSGTTWNGSSCVKQPDCGKDAHYDTNQKCCVCNKQGQVFNSGSKTCSCPGNQYWDGNKCACPYQSTWDSSKKTCKQTSP from the coding sequence ATGTTACTGAAGCGGGTTCTCGTTTCGGCGTTGCTCTCCCTGAGCTCTGTCAAGGCTTTTCCCAATCCAAATCACGCCAATGACCTCGAGGctagagaagctgaagataACCTCGTTGCTCGTGGCGGTAACACCGATTGCGGCTCTTACGCCAGCTGGAACTACGGAAAGAACTGCTGTGTCTGCAAGGATAATGGCAAGAATTACGACTCTAAGTCTAAGACATGCAACTGTCCTCCTGGTCTGACTTGGAATGGCCATCAGTGTGTTCACGACTGTGGTAGCCAGGCTACCTGGCAATATGGCAAGTGTTCTTGTAATAACCAGGGCCAAATATACAACCCCAAGACAAAGACCTGCAGCTGCCCATCCGGGCAAGTATGGAACGGCAAGCAATGCGTTGTAGACTGCGGCAAGCAAGCACACTACGATCAATGGCAAAAGAAATGCGTCTGCAATAACAACGGCCAGGTCTACAACTCCGATACGAAGACTTGCAGCTGCCCGTCCGGGCAAGTCTGGAACGGCTACGGATGTGTTGTCGACTGCGGCAAACAAGCACACTACGACAAATGGCAAAAGAAATGCGTCTGCAATAACAACGGCGAGATCTACAACTCCAACAGCAAAACTTGCAGTTGCCCCGGTGGTCAGTACTGGAACGGCAAGAAGTGCGCATGCCCCTACGGCCAGATCTGGAACGGCAAACAGTGTGTTCCAAACTGTGGCAAGCAAGCGCATTACGATCAATGGCAGAAGAAGTGTGTTTGCAATAACAACGGCGAGGTCTATAACTCAAAGACCCAAACCTGCAGCTGCCCCGGTGGTCAATACTGGAACGGCAAGAAGTGCGCATGCCCCTATGGCCAGGTCTGGAACGGTAAACAATGCGTACCAAACTGCGGCAAAGAAGCGCATTACGATCAATGGCAGAAGAAGTGTGTTTGCAATAACAACGGCGAGGTCTATAACTCGAAGACCCAAACCTGCAGCTGCCCCGGTGGTCAATACTGGAACGGCAAGAAGTGCGCATGCCCCTATGGTCAGGTCTGGAACGGCAAACAGTGCGTACCAAATTGCGGCAAAGAGGCACACTTCGACTGGAACCAGAAGAAGTGCGTATGCAATAACAAGGGCGAGGTCTATAACTCGAAGACCCAAACCTGCAGTTGCCCCGGTGGTCAATACTGGAACGGCAAGCAGTGTGTATGCCCGTATGGTCAGGTCTGGAACGGCAAACAGTGCGTACCAAATTGCGGCAAAGAGGCACACTTCGACTGGAACCAGAAGAAGTGCGTATGCAATAACAAGGGCGAGGTCTATAACTCGAAGACCCAAACCTGCAGCTGCCCCGGTGGTCAGTACTGGAACGGAAAGCAGTGCGCTTGTCCTTACGGTCAAATTTGGAATGGAAAGCAATGCGTGCCAAACTGTGGCAAAGAGGCACACTTTGATTGGAACCAAAAGAAGTGCGTATGCAACAATAACGGCGAAGTTTACGACTCCAAGACCCAAACCTGCAGCTGCCCAGGTGGTCAATACTGGAATGGAAAGCAGTGCGCTTGTCCTTACGGTCAAATTTGGAACGGCAAACAATGCGTGCCAAACTGTGGCAAAGAGGCACACTTTGATTGGAACCAAAAGAAGTGCGTATGCAACAATAACGGCGAAATTTACGACTCCAAGACTCAGACTTGCAGCTGCCCCGACGGCCAGTACTGGAATGGAAAGCAGTGTGCTTGCCCTTACGGCCAAATCTGGAATGGAAAGCAATGCGTGCCAAACTGCGGCAAAGATGCCACCTATGAcggccagaagaagaaatgtgTTTGCAACAAACAGGGCCAAGTCTTTGATTCCAAGTCTCTAACATGCAGCTGCCCTCCAGGAACAGTTTGGAACAGCTATGCTTGCGTTCAGGATTGTGGTAAGGATGCACACTACGATTCCAATCAGAAGTGCTGCGTCTGCAATAACAAGGGCCAGATCTTCAACTCCGGAAGCAAGACCTGCAGTTGCCCGTCTGGAACAACTTGGAATGGCTCTTCCTGCGTTAAACAACCAGATTGTGGCAAGGATGCACACTACGATACCAACCAGAAGTGCTGCGTCTGCAATAAGCAGGGCCAAGTATTTAATTCCGGAAGCAAGACATGCAGCTGCCCAGGCAATCAATACTGGGACGGCAATAAATGCGCGTGCCCATATCAGTCGACATGggacagcagcaagaagacgTGCAAACAAACCTCGCCTTAA
- a CDS encoding uncharacterized protein (EggNog:ENOG41~SECRETED:SignalP(1-21)), producing MRFNAILAAAGCGWIFAAGSAAINACNPQNLTYSNEAPPNGTYMPWNLIEGINSVPGSRQYITIVNLTPHRFVLQNTHSYQMDTFDWGDVPQGHARQNVVVYTNKAGASAVDDNGEAYYAIDGTSKTFFIRATTHIPDTHPARTVIDLTGLGQGQREYLDPAEQSPVTLVITGSDSYGFMTSIKYGPGNWMKNMYDVIKDRQIQHVVIPGSHDSGMSYISNQIIGGGISENTQTQGISIYDQLYAGARYFDLRVGSVHSVTNTSKYSFWTMHVNDETAEIALGNTGESLDSVISEINQFTAESPGEIIIFHVRYLVGIREVPSLGPIYWTSSIVDDFFSKLKGVNNRCGNLDTSSTFNQKPASYFMDQNGGNGCVLFLLAGDLQSGVPQDSVSDGIYQANVLSINDDWSNLGDTQPMAEDQASDWKAVARGGSSDTFHISQWLVSADIFTTTLYTIEGIGIMPTNPALYWMGVNNMNPQSWPTVILTDYIGVVVKGQHNWNQLSADLYTLAVGLNLYMVSQNCNVSSVSPLLSGASSELKMTSLSETWGGIIYANGTVVNEPPRHLHPGRVEILKKGTKFMNGTVLEADVRNPDFQSIAV from the coding sequence ATGAGGTTCAACGCCATCTTGGCTGCGGCCGGCTGCGGTTGGATATTCGCTGCCGGAAGTGCAGCCATCAACGCCTGCAATCCTCAAAATCTCACTTACAGCAACGAAGCGCCGCCAAATGGAACATACATGCCATGGAACCTCATCGAGGGCATCAACAGCGTGCCTGGCTCACGACAATACATCACCATTGTAAATCTTACGCCTCACAGATTTGTGTTGCAGAATACGCACTCATATCAAATGGATACTTTTGACTGGGGCGATGTTCCACAGGGCCATGCTCGCCAGAATGTTGTTGTCTACACCAATAAAGCTGGAGCAAGTGCTGTGGATGACAACGGCGAGGCGTACTATGCCATCGATGGGACGAGTAAAACGTTCTTCATCAGAGCCACAACTCATATCCCGGATACGCACCCAGCCCGCACGGTAATTGACCTTACTGGTTTGGGCCAGGGCCAGCGTGAGTACCTGGACCCAGCGGAGCAGTCCCCTGTAACGCTGGTTATCACGGGCAGCGATAGCTATGGCTTCATGACATCGATTAAATACGGCCCCGGGAACTGGATGAAGAACATGTACGATGTGATTAAAGACAGGCAGATCCAGCACGTTGTCATACCCGGGAGCCATGATTCTGGAATGTCGTACATCAGCAACCAGATTATTGGAGGAGGTATCAGCGAAAATACACAGACGCAAGGAATCAGCATCTACGATCAACTCTACGCAGGTGCTCGCTATTTCGATCTACGTGTTGGATCAGTGCATTCCGTTACGAATACCTCCAAGTACAGTTTTTGGACCATGCACGTCAATGACGAGACGGCTGAGATCGCCCTTGGCAATACAGGGGAATCCCTCGATAGTGTGATTAGTGAAATCAACCAGTTCACAGCTGAGAGTCCGGGAGAGATCATCATTTTCCACGTCCGATACCTGGTCGGCATTCGCGAGGTGCCCAGTCTGGGGCCCATTTACTGGACCAGCTCGATAGTCGATGACTTTTTCAGTAAACTCAAAGGCGTAAACAATCGCTGCGGCAATTTGGACACCAGCAGCACATTCAACCAAAAGCCAGCGTCTTATTTCATGGATCAAAATGGAGGAAACGGCTGTGTGCTATTCCTTCTTGCCGGAGATTTGCAGTCAGGCGTGCCTCAAGACTCTGTATCTGATGGCATATACCAGGCCAATGTGCTCTCTATCAATGACGATTGGTCGAATTTGGGCGATACTCAGCCCATGGCGGAGGACCAGGCATCCGACTGGAAGGCAGTGGCTCGAGGAGGTAGCTCTGACACGTTTCATATAAGTCAATGGCTTGTGAGCGCAGACATCTTCACTACGACCCTGTATACTATTGAGGGCATTGGAATTATGCCTACCAATCCAGCGCTCTACTGGATGGGTGTTAACAACATGAACCCTCAGAGTTGGCCAACCGTTATACTTACTGATTACATTGGCGTAGTTGTGAAGGGCCAACACAATTGGAATCAGCTAAGCGCCGACTTGTACACTCTAGCTGTCGGTTTAAACTTGTATATGGTTAGCCAAAATTGCAACGTGAGCTCTGTTTCGCCGCTGCTGTCGGGCGCGAGCTCAGAACTCAAAATGACTAGTTTGTCGGAAACGTGGGGGGGCATCATTTACGCAAATGGAACAGTGGTTAATGAGCCGCCACGGCACTTGCATCCTGGCCGTGTGGAGATATTGAAGAAGGGAACTAAGTTTATGAATGGCACCGTATTGGAAGCAGATGTTCGAAATCCTGATTTTCAATCTATAGCGGTTTAG
- a CDS encoding uncharacterized protein (EggNog:ENOG41): protein MRCPQVADSWQPLCGSKVSRKASSLANHFWKHCAMLIDGHILGGAGLGVDSYISTTIQIHREVDATSVVRFSISIPFGSSNEDDGFGVCHTVNRQNNSIPPTDSYRLVIKFPTSPKLDFTVKPADDSFRKLLPATDKKLSSLVIHLTGYLEVEGFGMPFANRGHPSEGVVSDDKCIKGSITLMGMIRRLKFHFIVASHESVLFHQLDAGIPAPFRYTYGEEHHWSEERYDQMLPKTKGHQFKPSWSFDNDNEHLAALTQSQVQDVMWIHKTSQKIAETKFPAYFIKPLNCPPEDYSLFHVILPLGQNFFLQHEDAWRVLTKSGYLKLRLFDNEEDKNPAKWDARIQEGFKTLDTLHDHPVDKFDLVLQVRRPKSTQPARRPYFEVKVFEDPIAANVALRKGKENWTCVSLDFEDQLRDYIPKVDAVNELRPQAQPTNPIACGIPEDVVDAAAKTDGRLPISPDLKFKMDLHRDMLRGKGFWKTLVSGTVNAAEDADQALDKFREPGLNDIEPRPWDQIQLQRRLPLVNLIDITQGIVVALFKEVLLEDRHRLMKYLSELYLGLGLITAGPGFGKTAALAIAALAMLTTLKRVFATAPTNVAADNFAERLDRISQRVTARLNEGKSADDMTRVRSALVLRGCKPDEEVDAFFNTLKDPQLGDKAGPNNNWGIGSKWRLHLSPSVWLLMVLRSPAVRPLSANDPLAIHEMQAKMDSKLTYARFRDVATGAITWQEHEKEDMVEPRLVAEMLNTILRNADIVCTTPAISCQPPFKWWKEQNAQGIVVDEAGSISRLDLYSVWGQTLENYLKTRFPQLKSARASALQEVFIHCPGTVCVIDEVTKSKRNQEQVNRALGFLGDLVKTIGIPASSIAVISHYKANVELFERCRKDPQHSAPLVDMPPAATVDSFQGREADIMVVILGTTKEVGPGFTVDKNRLNVMFSRQRSGMLIFGDIGVLGRVNEQPKAAAARGRAQGRGGKGRMTVTIGDTKNFVKRGMLNNVLDGWSESGRVVEVRK from the exons ATGCGATGCCCTCAAGTGGCAGACAGCTGGCAGCCGTTATGCGGCTCTAAAGTGAGCCGCAA AGCATCTTCTCTCGCCAACCATTTCTGGAAGCATTGCGCTATGCTGATTGACGGTCATATTCTTGGCGGAGCCGGCTTGGGTGTTGACTCATACATCTCCACCACCATCCAGATTCATCGGGAGGTCGATGCAACTTCTGTTGTGAGATTCTCAATTAGCATTCCATTCGGAAGTAGTaacgaagatgatggcttTGGTGTCTGTCATACGG TCAATCGTCAAAACAACAGCATCCCCCCTACCGACTCTTACAGGTTGGTGATCAAGTTCCCGACTTCTCCCAAGCTCGATTTCACCGTCAAGCCGGCTGATGATAGTTTCCGAAAACTTCTCCCCGCTACCGACAAAAAGTTGAGCAGCCTCGTCATTCACCTCACGGGTTATCTAGAGGTCGAAGGATTTGGTATGCCTTTTGCCAACCGTGGCCACCCAAGCGAAGGTGTTGTCAGTGATGACAAATGTATCAAAGGGAGTATTACCTTGATGGGAATGATTCGACGTTTGAAGTTTCACTTCATCGTCGCTTCGCATGAATCAGTCCTATTCCATCAACTAGACGCTGGGATTCCCGCCCCCTTCAGATACACTTACGGCGAGGAGCATCATTGGTCCGAGGAACGTTACGACCAGATGCTGCCAAAAACAAAGGGTCATCAATTCAAGCCCTCTTGGTCCTTTGATAATGACAATGAGCATCTCGCCGCCCTCACGCAGTCACAAGTCCAGGATGTTATGTGGATTCACAAGACATCGCAAAAGATTGCTGAGACCAAGTTCCCGGCTTATTTCATTAAGCCTTTGAATTGCCCGCCCGAAGACTACTCCCTCTTCCACGTCATCTTGCCGCTTGGAcaaaatttttttcttcagcacGAGGACGCATGGCGCGTGCTCACCAAGTCTGGTTACCTTAAACTCAGGCTTTTTGACAATGAAGAGGACAAGAATCCAGCCAAATGGGACGCCCGCATTCAAGAAGGTTTCAAAACTCTTGACACTTTGCACGATCATCCTGTTGACAAGTTTGACCTTGTTCTTCAAGTTCGGAGGCCCAAGTCGACCCAACCTGCCCGCCGCCCTTACTTCGAGGTCAAGGTTTTTGAAGATCCCATAGCGGCCAACGTTGCCCTGcgcaaaggcaaagagaacTGGACTTGCGTTTCCCTTGACTTTGAAGACCAACTCAGAGACTACATACCCAAGGTTGATGCAGTCAACGAGCTCCGCCCGCAAGCCCAGCCGACAAACCCCATTGCCTGCGGAATACCCGAGGATGTCGTGGACGCAGCTGCTAAAACAGACGGAAGGTTGCCAATCTCGCCTGATCTCAAGTTCAAGATGGATCTTCATCGAGATATGCTGCGTGGGAAGGGCTTCTGGAAGACTTTGGTGAGCGGCACTGTCAACGCCGCTGAGGATGCCGACCAAGCTTTGGACAAATTCAGAGAACCCGGTTTGAACGATATTGAACCTCGCCCGTGGGATCAGATCCAGCTCCAACGTCGCCTCCCTCTGGTTAATCTCATAGACATTACCCAGGGCATTGTCGTCGCTTTATTTAAAGAGGTCCTGCTGGAAGACCGGCATCGCTTGATGAAGTACTTGAGCGAATTGTATCTTGGTCTTGGCCTCATCACGGCA GGGCCTGGCTTCGGAAAGACAGCTGCGCTGGCTATCGCCGCTCTCGCCATGTTGACGACTCTCAAACGAGTTTTCGCCACTGCTCCTACGAACGTCGCTGCCGACAATTTCGCCGAGCGATTGGATCGTATATCGCAAAGAGTAACTGCCCGCCTCAATGAAGGCAAGTCTGCTGACGATATGACGAGAGTCCGAAGCGCTTTAGTCCTCCGTGGATGCAAGCCTGATGAAGAGGTCGATGCATTCTTCAACACCCTGAAAGATCCTCAACTAGGCGACAAAGCTGGCCCTAACAACAACTGGGGTATTGGGTCTAAGTGGAGGCTGCATCTATCTCCATCCGTTTGGCTGCTAATGGTCCTACGCTCTCCTGCTGTTCGCCCCCTAAGCGCAAATGATCCTCTGGCTATCCATGAGATGCAAGCCAAGATGGACTCAAAGCTCACCTATGCCCGCTTTCGTGACGTCGCCACCGGGGCCATTACTTGGCAAGAGCACGAGAAGGAAGACATGGTCGAACCACGTCTTGTTGCGGAGATGCTCAACACCATTCTCCGAAACGCCGATATTGTCTGCACCACTCCAGCAATCTCTTGCCAGCCGCCCTTTAAATGGTGGAAAGAACAAAACGCCCAAGGTATTGTAGTAGACGAGGCAGGCAGCATTAGCCGACTGGATCTTTACAGCGTCTGGG GCCAAACCTTGGAAAATTACCTCAAGACAAGGTTCCCACAGCTGAAATCGGCGCGTGCCAGTGCTCTGCAGGAGGTGTTTATACACTGCCCGGGCACCGTTTGTGTTATCGATGAGGTCACCAAGTCCAAGAGAAACCAAGAGCAGGTCAATCGAGCTCTTGGCTTTCTCGGTGACTTAGTCAAAACAATCGGCATCCCCGCCTCCAGCATAGCCGTTATCAGCCATTACAAGGCCAATGTAGAGCTTTTTGAGCGCTGTCGGAAAGACCCGCAGCATTCGGCGCCCCTTGTGGATATGCCCCCCGCCGCCACGGTCGACTCTTTCCAAGGGCGCGAGGCCGATATCATGGTGGTCATTCTCGGAACCACCAAAGAAGTTGGCCCTGGCTTTACAGTTGACAAGAATCGCCTCAATGTGATGTTCAGCCGCCAAAGAAGCGGAATGCTAATATTTGGCGATATTGGCGTGCTGGGGCGGGTGAATGAGCAGCCAAAGGCAGCGGCGGCCAGGGGCAGAGCTCAGGGCAGAGGGGGCAAGGGGAGAATGACGGTCACGATAGGTGACACGAAGAACTTTGTGAAGCGCGGAATGCTGAACAATGTGCTGGACGGCTGGTCTGAGTCTGGGCGTGTCGTCGAGGTGCGGAAGTAG
- a CDS encoding uncharacterized protein (EggNog:ENOG41), translating to MAFRRPLEVGQGMREIMSNGREIQVMKDWSQTEGAAVHQGLASPTEYSSQRAEWRVPINRKVEDLSAAIESLQPGDSTTSPQEVSWKDVFNSIEEAKNTYEKKVEDNRFRGWIRKGDVAIDILERLSEAIPDENGLSVLKTGLVFIFQSCRKRLSNVGNILQELDDAPGVLASVYQICDVYREEIRLKNLVWDFYGILVDCLSELLTILNRTHKDANVFKKFVKQIPEVEAAKIGEISKRINKAKQAVFEATAHLDRQVWQETKASAQQGRIAAEATRKTAHDIKARVANLQQETSEGHYKLSSQVDQFRSQMIESANQMGDQLAQTKRQIAKEGEERKQFEAGLQRLVDALPASIHEQLQSALYQFVADSIVQRQLFALPPNIISPYPASQPLVQYAPALSEGDIINLLQTPDPIGDADRILRKESLMSDEALGYATLLRQKRQFKEWLSADWPSLVLVDGCSRGESVGRTSPMSYFTASFASTLIQAQTGIVLQFFCGHHTDPQKENSGPKGLLRSIISQLLLYPKSYNLSLNFVDQSLYDAVAASNTEALCFFFERLFWQIQPDTIIYVLVDSISDFESDLHDYGERMDRVLILFQTLIRQVLQGFAAGPKLKLFMTSPNRSHRLIYRVDQAKESIRLNAAGLGDIRGGGDRLMREIRRAKSPQPLIY from the exons ATGGCTTTTCGGCGACCATTGGAGGTGGGGCAAGGGATGAGGGAGATTATGAGCAATGGCCGCGAAATTCAAGTAATGAAAGACTGGAGCCAAACCGAGGGTGCGGCAGTTCACCAGGGATTAGCATCACCAACAGAGTACAGTAGTCAGCGTGCAGAATGGAGAGTTCCTATCAACCg CAAAGTCGAGGACTTGTCGGCGGCCATCGAGTCTCTTCAACCTGGCGATTCAACAACCTCACCCCAAGAAGTCAGCTGGAAAGATGTGTTCAATTCCattgaagaagcaaaaaacaCATATGAAAAAAAGGTCGAAGATAATCGATTCAGAGGATGGATCAGGAAAGGCGACGTAGCTATAGATATTTTAGAGCGCCTTTCCGAAGCTATCCCTGACGAGAATGGCCTCAGCGTCCTCAAAACAGGCCTGGTATTCATTTTTCAG TCGTGCCGAAAAAGACTTTCTAACGTGGGGAATATCCTACAAGAACTTGACGACGCTCCCGGTGTCTTGGCTAGTGTCTATCAGATATGCGATGTCTATCGTGAAGAAATAAGACTGAAGAATTTGGTTTGGGATTTTTATGGGATCCTAGTGGACTGTCTTTCAGAACTCTTGACAATTTTGAATCGCACACATAAAGATGCAAATG TTTTCAAAAAGTTTGTTAAGCAGATCCCCGAAGTAGAGGCTGCGAAGATAGGCGAAATCTCCAAGAGGATCAATAAGGCAAAGCAGGCAGTCTTCGAAGCTACGGCCCATTTGGACCGACAGGTATGGCAAGAGACGAAGGCGTCGGCGCAGCAAGGGCGCATAGCAGCGGAGGCTACTCGCAAGACAGCTCATGACATCAAAGCCAGAGTAGCAAACTTACAACAAGAAACCAGTGAAGGTCACTATAAGCTGTCTTCACAGGTGGACCAGTTCCGTTCTCAAATGATAGAATCCGCTAATCAGATGGGCGACCAACTTGCACAAACTAAAAGACAGATAgcaaaagagggagaagagaggaagcaGTTTGAGGCAGGACTACAAAGACTGGTCGATGCGTTGCCAGCATCGATTCATGAGCAGCTTCAGAGCGCTTTGTATCAGTTTGTTGCTGATTCAATCGTTCAACGAC AACTTTTTGCGCTCCCTCCCAATATCATTTCTCCTTATCCAGCATCTCAGCCTCTTGTTCAATATGCACCAGCCCTAAGTGAGGGTGATATCATCAACTTACTGCAAACACCTGATCCGATAGGCGATGCGGATCGTATCCTACGCAAGGAAAGCCTGATGAGTGATGAGGCACTGGGATACGCTACATTACTGAGGCAGAAACGTCAGTTCAAGGAATGGCTATCAGCAGACTGGCCGAGCCTAGTGCTTGTTGACGGTTGTAGCCGTGGGGAGAGTGTAGGACGAACATCCCCAATGTCCTACTTCACTGCTTCATTTGCCTCAACTCTTATTCAAGCTCAAACTGGTATTGTGCTACAATTTTTCTGCGGCCATCATACTGATCCACAGAAAGAGAATTCAGGACCCAAGGGTCTCTTACGGAGTATCATCAGCCAACTACTTCTATACCCGAAAAGTTATAACTTGTCGCTCAATTTTGTTGATCAAAGTTTGTACGACGCTGTAGCGGCAAGCAACACGGAGGCactctgtttcttttttgagaGACTGTTCTGGCAGATACAACCGGACACTATAATCTACGTACTTGTAGACAGCATTTCGGATTTTGAGTCTGATCTTCACGATTACGGGGAAAGGATGGACCGAGTTCTCATTTTATTTCAGACGCTAATTAGACAAGTCCTCCAAGGATTTGCCGCTGGGCCCAAGCTGAAGCTGTTCATGACAAGCCCTAATAGGAGTCATAGACTAATCTATAGAGTTGATCAAGCCAAAGAAAGTATTCGGCTAAACGCAGCAGGCTTAGGCGACATACGCGGAGGTGGTGATAGATTGATGCGAGAAATACGAAGGGCAAAGTCACCGCAGCCTCTCATTTATTGA